In the Nitratiruptor sp. YY09-18 genome, TCGATAACAATGAGGCGCTTACCTTTAATCACATTCTTGATAGGGTTGAGCTTCATTTTTACTTTGAGATCGCGGATCTCTTGCGTTGGCTCAATAAATGTGCGTCCCACATAGTGGTTACGTATGATTCCAAGTTCAAATGGAATCCCACTCTCTTCAGAGTACCCAATAGCAGAAGCCACACCACTATCTGGTACAGGCACAACCATATCTGCTTCTACCGGATACTCTTTTGCAAGTTCCCGTCCCATAGCTTTGCGTAGTTTATAGACATTTTTACCAAAAATATTGCTATCAGGTCTTGCAAAATAGATATACTCAAAGATACATTTGGTTGGTTTTGGCTCAAACACCTGAATGGAGCGTGGCTCTTTGCCCTCTTCAAAAACCACAAGCTCACCAGGTTTGATGTCTCTTACAAACTCTGCACCAATGAGATCAAAAGCACACGTCTCACTTGCCACGACCCAGCCATCGCCTAGTTTTCCCATAGATAGCGGACGGAATCCGTTGGGATCGCGCATAACAAACATCTTTTTGCGGCTAAGGAGAATGAGAGAGTAGGCGCCCTCTACTTTATGCAACGCTTCAATAATGCGATCGTAGAGCTGCTCTTTTTTGCTTCTGGCAATAAGGTGAATGAGGTTTTCAGTGTCCATATAGGTCTGAAAGATTGCCCCCTCTTTGATAAGCTCTCTTCTTACCTGCAAAGCGTTGGTGAGGTTGCCATTGTGCACAACAGCAATCTGTCCAAGATCGTAGCGGGCAAAAATCGGCTGTGCATCAAGCATTGAGTCTTCACCAGCAGTGGAGTAGCGTGTGTGTCCTACTGCACTATTGCCGATAAGCTTTTTGAGCTTTGCTTCATCAAAGACTTGAGTCACAAGTCCTCGCCCTTTTGCTATATGGATCTTCTCTCCATCACTGCTTGCAATCCCAGCAGCCTCTTGTCCGCGGTGCTGAAGCGAAAAGAGACCAAAATATGCATACTTTGCAGCTTCAGGAACGTTAAAAAGCCCTATAACTGAACACATTTTACAATCCTAAACAATCATCTATCGTATAGAGACCCGGCTCTTGGGAAACCACCCATTTGGCTGCCTTAATAGCACCCTTAGCAAAAGTATCGCGACTCGTAGCAGTATGGTTGAGTTCAAGATACTCTCCATCATTGTAAAATCCCACGGTGTGACGTCCAACAATATCTCCACCACGCAGCGCAAAGACACCTATCTCATCTTTTGTGCGCTCACCAATATTGCCATCACGGCCGCTCACGCGCACTTTGTCAAGTTCAAGACCTCTTGCTTTTGCTGCAAACTCTGCTAGAGTCAAAGCCGTTCCACTTGGAGCATCCTTTTTGTAGCGGTGGTGCATCTCAACGATCTCTATATCAAAATCGCGAAGCTTATCACTGGCTAATGCCACAAGGCGCTTGAGTATTGCAATACCAAGGCTCATATTTGTTGCATACAAGACTGGCGCTTTTGTTGCTAGCTCTTTGAGAAGATTTTGCTGATGGAGTGAGAGCCCTGTAGTTCCACTCACAAGAGGTTTTGGCTTTTGCAAGAGCTTTTCTACAAGCGCCTGCGTCCCTTCTGGAAGTGTAAAATCTATAATCACATCACAATTATCTATAAAAGTATCTAGATCATTTGTCACAACTGCACCAGGTACTTCACTCTCAAGCTTTTCGAGCGCATGCACAGCACTCACTTTTGCCACATCGTCATTTGCTAAATTTTTAATCAGAAGAGTCCCAACTCTTCCGCTTCCACCATATATTCCGATATTGAGCATACTACTCCCCCATCTTTTCGATATAGCTTATGACATCAATTGCTGCAGCTGCACCATCTCCAGCAGCACAAACTACCTGCTTTGCAGCATCTTCGCGTACATCTCCAGCAGCATAGAGACCAGGGACTGAAGTACGCATCTTCAGATCCACCTTCACCTCTCCCCACTCATTCACATCACACAAAAATGATCCATCCTCTTGCTTGAGGACTTCATTGTTCACATTCATACCTACAAAGACGAAAACTCCAGGAACCTTGAGATCGATCTCTTTACCCTCTTGATCGATTATGACTCCTTGCACACCGCTTTGGTCTCCATAGACCTTCTTTACTTTTGCATTGAGAATGAGCTCAATTTTTGGATTGTTCATCACTCTCTCAACAGTTGAGGGTGCTGCGCGAAATTTATCGCGTCTATGAATGAGATAGACCTTTTCGACAATATTTGCCAGATAGAGTGCCTCTTCAAGGGCAGTATCTCCACCTCCTACAACTGCTACTTCTTTGCCTTTGTAAAAGAAGCCATCACATGTTGCACAAGTACTCACACCCTTGCCAATGAACTCCTCTTCACCTTCAAAGCCGGCTCGCTTTGGAGTGCTTCCGGTTGCGACAATCACTGCTTTTGCCTGCTCTGTTTTGCCACTGGCAAGCTCAAGGGTAAAGGTGCCATCCTCATTGCGCTTTATACGTTCAACCTTCTCCATCTCATGCTTGAGCCCAAAACGCATAGCCTGCTTTGGCCAGCACTCCATAAGCTCCATTCCTGTAACAACTTCACACACACCCGGATAGTTCTCTACTTCGCTACTTTGCGTGATAGCTCCTCCGGGCATCCCCTGCTCATACATTACTACATTTTTCAAACCGCCCCGTGTTGCATAGAGGCCGGCTGTCAATCCTGCAGGACCTCCGCCAACAATTGCTAAGTCGAGCATAGATTTCCTTTTATTGAGAGTAAAGAATGAAGCAGCCTTGACTCTTTACTCCCAATATCTGGGGCAAAGCCCCAAATATTAGCTCAAAAGTGCATCAAGCTTTTGCTTGAAAACATCTTTGCTTGCTGCACCAACCATCTGATCAACAAGCTCACCATTTTTGAAAAACAAGATTGTAGGAATTGAGCGAATTCCGTAGCGAATTGCAATATCTTGCTCTTCGTCAGTATTGACTTTCGCCACAACTGCTTTTCCTTCATACTCCTCAGCAAGCTCATCGATAATTGGAGCGATCATTCTACATGGCCCACACCAAGGTGCCCAAAAATCCACCATTACAACTTCATTGTTTTTGATAGTATCATCAAAATTTGAAGCATTGAGTTCAACATATTTTCCCATTTTATTCTCCTTTTTCTAAATTATCTTTAAGGTTCATATTATACTAACTTTTCCTTAACATCATATTGAAATATTTTCTACTAGTTCGATTTGAGAGTTTTTCACAAGTATTGCATCTACTTGGTATGGAAGCGTTATATTGTTCTTCATCAAGTAGTATTCTATAGCTTTGTAAATCTTTTGCATCTTTGCTGGAGTTATAGCAAAAATCGGCTCATATCTACTCGAGGTTTTGACTTCAAAGAAGTGAATAGTGCCATCTTTTTTGGCAATGATATCAATCTCTCCAAACTTAGCATAGAAGTTGCGCTCAACTATCTCATAACCATGCTTGATAAGATATACTACTGCCCTCTCTTCGCCCTCATTTCCTGTAATTTTTGCCTCTTTTCCCATTAGACTATCTTGACCTTTACACTCTTAAAGCGCGCAGTTTTGACAAAACTGTCTGCTTCATCACCAAAGAGGTAATTGATATGGCTCTTTGCATGGTGGAATGTTACATAGAGGGTACCTCGCTTGATATTTTTTGAAAATTTTATTTTTAATGGATGGGATCTTCCATATTTGCTCTCAAGCACAACTCTATCACGTCCTTGGAAAAATTCGCGATCCTTTTCACTCACGAGCAAAATATCCTCTTCATAGCGTTTAGCTAGACTCGGACACGCTTTAGTCTGTGCAGCGTTGTTGTAGTGAGCGAGGATTCTGCCGGTTGTTAGATAAAAGTGAGGATCTCGCTTTTGCAAAAGCTCTCTCATCATACCTCTTAGCTCATACTGCTTATAGCGAAAATATCCATATCCATCTTTTGTGCGGAAGCTTTCAGTATGCAAAATAGGAGTACCCTTATTGTGAATTGGCCACTGCATACCTCGTAGACGATTTTTTTTGAGCTTTTCATAGCTAGCCCCACTGAAGCGATCACGCGCAACTTCTCTCACCTCATCCCAAATCTCTTGCGAAGCCTTGTAATCAAACTTCCCATCAAGATAGCACCCTATTCCTACCAGTACTTCCCAATCATCAGGAAGCTGTGAAGTTACAAGGGGCTGTGAAAGATGTAAACGGCGCTCAGCATTAATATAGACCCCCTCTTTTTCATATGCACTCTTTACACCGAATACAAAATCTGCATACTTGGTAATTTCGTTCATAAAAAGCTCATTGACTACCAAAAGATCGAGATTTTTGAGAGCTTTTTTGACTTTTGTCTGATTTGGATGAATATGGGCAATATCTTCCCCCATGTTAAAGATAGCTTTGATCTTACCGTCTATCGCAGCATTCATAATATCTGGCGTCATGAGTCCTTCAACGGCAGGTTTCTTATAATCTGGCAAGTAGTAAGGCAGCATTCCCATGTCACAGGTTCCTTGGACATTATTCTGCCCTCTTAGCGGCATGAGACCAGCACCCTCTTTGCCGATATTGCCAGTTAGAAGTGCAAGATGAGTAATGGCCATCACTGCATAACTGCCGTCAAGATGCTCAGTAACTCCTAATCCCCACAGAATGAGGCTCTTTTTGTGTGCAAGATCATATGCAATCTGTTCGATCTTTTGTGGAAGATCCTCATAGCCTCGAATATGTGC is a window encoding:
- a CDS encoding molybdopterin oxidoreductase family protein, translating into MLIESVCTYCGVGCDVVAEVEENKIQRFFAHKDGEVSQGKLCIKGKYGWEYLEHPKRLRNALVQCRFVEKNPHFFSSLSLQKFNEDFYIIPYEKAYKIVAAKLQEVVQNHGADAVAAIGGARTSCESGYLLQKFAREIIKTPHVDNCARVCHSPSLKGMRATIGEGAATNPFNDIYKTENLVVIGSNTTEAHPIVANRIMDVIKKGVSLHVIDVRRITLSRFADNHLSIPFETNLMVLNMIARTILENGWEDKEFIQKRCKNFEEYKEAILSDEWADRDIFAHIRGYEDLPQKIEQIAYDLAHKKSLILWGLGVTEHLDGSYAVMAITHLALLTGNIGKEGAGLMPLRGQNNVQGTCDMGMLPYYLPDYKKPAVEGLMTPDIMNAAIDGKIKAIFNMGEDIAHIHPNQTKVKKALKNLDLLVVNELFMNEITKYADFVFGVKSAYEKEGVYINAERRLHLSQPLVTSQLPDDWEVLVGIGCYLDGKFDYKASQEIWDEVREVARDRFSGASYEKLKKNRLRGMQWPIHNKGTPILHTESFRTKDGYGYFRYKQYELRGMMRELLQKRDPHFYLTTGRILAHYNNAAQTKACPSLAKRYEEDILLVSEKDREFFQGRDRVVLESKYGRSHPLKIKFSKNIKRGTLYVTFHHAKSHINYLFGDEADSFVKTARFKSVKVKIV
- the trxB gene encoding thioredoxin-disulfide reductase; translated protein: MLDLAIVGGGPAGLTAGLYATRGGLKNVVMYEQGMPGGAITQSSEVENYPGVCEVVTGMELMECWPKQAMRFGLKHEMEKVERIKRNEDGTFTLELASGKTEQAKAVIVATGSTPKRAGFEGEEEFIGKGVSTCATCDGFFYKGKEVAVVGGGDTALEEALYLANIVEKVYLIHRRDKFRAAPSTVERVMNNPKIELILNAKVKKVYGDQSGVQGVIIDQEGKEIDLKVPGVFVFVGMNVNNEVLKQEDGSFLCDVNEWGEVKVDLKMRTSVPGLYAAGDVREDAAKQVVCAAGDGAAAAIDVISYIEKMGE
- the dapB gene encoding 4-hydroxy-tetrahydrodipicolinate reductase; the protein is MLNIGIYGGSGRVGTLLIKNLANDDVAKVSAVHALEKLESEVPGAVVTNDLDTFIDNCDVIIDFTLPEGTQALVEKLLQKPKPLVSGTTGLSLHQQNLLKELATKAPVLYATNMSLGIAILKRLVALASDKLRDFDIEIVEMHHRYKKDAPSGTALTLAEFAAKARGLELDKVRVSGRDGNIGERTKDEIGVFALRGGDIVGRHTVGFYNDGEYLELNHTATSRDTFAKGAIKAAKWVVSQEPGLYTIDDCLGL
- the trxA gene encoding thioredoxin, translated to MGKYVELNASNFDDTIKNNEVVMVDFWAPWCGPCRMIAPIIDELAEEYEGKAVVAKVNTDEEQDIAIRYGIRSIPTILFFKNGELVDQMVGAASKDVFKQKLDALLS
- a CDS encoding YraN family protein translates to MGKEAKITGNEGEERAVVYLIKHGYEIVERNFYAKFGEIDIIAKKDGTIHFFEVKTSSRYEPIFAITPAKMQKIYKAIEYYLMKNNITLPYQVDAILVKNSQIELVENISI
- the purF gene encoding amidophosphoribosyltransferase, giving the protein MCSVIGLFNVPEAAKYAYFGLFSLQHRGQEAAGIASSDGEKIHIAKGRGLVTQVFDEAKLKKLIGNSAVGHTRYSTAGEDSMLDAQPIFARYDLGQIAVVHNGNLTNALQVRRELIKEGAIFQTYMDTENLIHLIARSKKEQLYDRIIEALHKVEGAYSLILLSRKKMFVMRDPNGFRPLSMGKLGDGWVVASETCAFDLIGAEFVRDIKPGELVVFEEGKEPRSIQVFEPKPTKCIFEYIYFARPDSNIFGKNVYKLRKAMGRELAKEYPVEADMVVPVPDSGVASAIGYSEESGIPFELGIIRNHYVGRTFIEPTQEIRDLKVKMKLNPIKNVIKGKRLIVIDDSIVRGTTSRKIVNILKEFGAKEVHMRISAPPTTGPCYYGVDTPTKEELISSRMSVEEIKKYIGADSLAYLSIDGLLRSVGNDLSYCMACFDGNYPILPKE